The genomic segment GGCGATGCAAGCGGCCAACAAGCTCCGGACGGCCTTCACCAAGGGCGCCGGCCCCAGTTTCGGGTTGTGGCAGATGATTCCCGGCGCCAACGTCTCCCGGGTGCTTGCCCGGAGTCCCGGCGTGGATTGGGTCTTGGTCGATTGCGAGCATGGGAACATTGACGGTGAGCTTGATTGAGTTATCAGAGCAGTGTTGATGCTGAACGCTGAATGAGAGGATCAAGATGAGAAGCTGACTTGTTGGTGTCCTACTTCCCAGATGGCGCCATGCACGATGCCGTCCCTGCCATTGCGGCGGCTGGTGTATCTCCCATTGTGAGGTTGCCGGACATGCAGAGCTGGATGGTGAAGCGTAAGGGCACTACCCCTTTCTCGTGTTTGGGGCAAATTAGACTAACCACATATTCAGGTGCTTTGGATTGCGGTGCTCACGGGGTAAGCAGACAAGCCTCATGTGAACAGGGAGAATGTTTCATTTACATGCGGTGTTCGCAAAGAGAAGAAGCTTGGCTGACGTTTGAAAAAGATCCTCGTTCCGCTGCTCCGAACCGCCCAGGAGGCAAAGGACCTGGTGCAGTCGGCCAAGTTCCCGCCGTGGGGACGACGTGGGTTCGGGTCGCCTCTCGCCATGGAGCGCTTCAGCCCGGCGCCCAGCATGACGGAGTACCTGCAGCAGGCCAACGACAGCCTGCTGACGATTGTGCAGATTGAGACCAGGGAGGCTCTCGAGTCCATTGACGAGATCGCGGCGGTGGAGGGTATTGACGCGCTCTTCATTGGCCCCTTTGATCTTGGTCAGTTTATGCCATCCCTTGAGCCATGCACTTTGGGCCGCTTGTTCACTTGAAGTTGGACGATCTTGGCTGACCGGCATCACAGGAAACAACATTGGCCACCCAGTGATTAACGGCGTCATCGAAAAGGAGCTGAGCGATGCTATTGAGCGCATCCTCGAGGCGACGCACAAGGCGGGTAAGAAGGCCGGCATCTTCTGCACGAGCGGCGAACAGTCCAAGTTCTTCGCGGATAAGGGGTTCGACATGATTAGCGTGGCGACGGATTACACGGCATTGCAGTACACAGTCTCGGAGTCATTGAGCATAGCCAGGGGAGGGGCGAAGCCGGCCAAGGGTGGATCGTACTGAGCGATACCGTAGGAGATGCCTAGAGATTCTCGAGAGTAGAAGGGTATCGAATATGGTAGAGGAGTAGGCTGTGCTGTTTGGTTGGTCGAACTCTTGGCTCGCCTGCTGGCTACCTCCTGTGAGCCAAGCAACGCTGCGGCCGCTCTGGATGAGTAAGAAAGACGATCTTCACAGAGTTTACTTTTCTCCCTCTACTTGATCCATCTTGGCTTCGATCTGATCTGGGTCGAATCGATGCATGAGCTTGACAGCTTTGCCCACGAGTTTGACATCCTCCTCAGGGGCCTCGGCTTTGCTAATGTGGATCTGGGGTAAAGGGGCGCACGTCAACGGATTAGAAAGGGTTAAAGGCTCACTTTTGCAGTAAACTTTTGCGAAGGTGGATGTGCATCATCGGATGGCCTCCTTTTCATCCCACGCGGCAAGGAAAGAAGGATGAACTTACCACGGGCACGTCGAAATCGTAAAGGTCCCTCCACTTCTTGTTCTCTGGCTTCGTGATGACGACCTCCGTGTAAGCAAAAGGCCGGCGATCCCAAACGTTGGAGAGTGCCGATTTGGCCCGCACGCACAAGCCGCACTCATCGCGGGAGAAGAGGGTGATCCGACATGGTTGGACCTTTTGAAATAAACGTCGTGTTGGTGCAAACATTTTTATGATTGCTGCAGATCAAATTGCAAGTCTGCTGTGGACGTCTCGCGATTAACTCGAA from the Colletotrichum lupini chromosome 3, complete sequence genome contains:
- a CDS encoding HpcH/HpaI aldolase/citrate lyase family protein, which encodes MFFLYNMERRVTLHPSYFGRNMHELVTSKLLKDVEGTCAGSYYIISIMDTFDISEGRILPGSGLAEFTVGYRAVVWRPFKGETVDAVVYSVNHQGFFAQAGPLRLFVSAHLIPSEIKWEPNATPPQFTNNEDTIIEPGTHVRVKVIGTRTEVGEMWAIGSIKEDYLGYVNNCEALIGSNSHILAKAASRTKRHPRWGRELLLLAIHINTIIIIRQFTTSHSCIQTTMSAMQAANKLRTAFTKGAGPSFGLWQMIPGANVSRVLARSPGVDWVLVDCEHGNIDDGAMHDAVPAIAAAGVSPIVRLPDMQSWMVKRALDCGAHGILVPLLRTAQEAKDLVQSAKFPPWGRRGFGSPLAMERFSPAPSMTEYLQQANDSLLTIVQIETREALESIDEIAAVEGIDALFIGPFDLGNNIGHPVINGVIEKELSDAIERILEATHKAGKKAGIFCTSGEQSKFFADKGFDMISVATDYTALQYTVSESLSIARGGAKPAKGGSY